The following proteins come from a genomic window of Polyangiaceae bacterium:
- a CDS encoding endonuclease/exonuclease/phosphatase family protein — MSPDLSPSHVALALLLAAAGCHGGRTARAPQAGAKTLSVMTYNVNYGIPGDSAALSAIAKQDSDLVLLQETTPEWEASIRAQLAERFPHMAFRHCCGAGGMAVLSKHPFEDEGTLPPPEGGWFPAWHVTVHGPLGDVQILNVHLRPQLSQGGSFVSGYFATPGVREREIERYVSELSPDVPTIIAGDFNENRTGLAIRYLERRGFRSALQDFEGSSATWRWNTSIGPVTSELDHVVYDPHLEPLSVRVVQAGNSDHLPVVAVFELTDGQLTPSCSGSAC, encoded by the coding sequence GTGTCCCCCGACCTTTCACCCTCACACGTCGCGCTCGCCCTCTTGCTCGCCGCCGCGGGCTGTCACGGGGGCCGCACGGCCCGCGCCCCACAGGCCGGCGCGAAGACCCTCTCCGTGATGACCTACAACGTCAATTACGGCATCCCGGGGGACTCCGCCGCGCTCTCCGCCATCGCGAAGCAGGACTCCGACTTGGTGCTGCTCCAGGAGACGACGCCCGAGTGGGAGGCGAGCATCCGAGCACAGCTCGCGGAGCGCTTTCCGCACATGGCGTTTCGGCACTGCTGTGGTGCTGGCGGCATGGCGGTGCTGTCCAAGCATCCCTTCGAGGACGAGGGCACGCTGCCGCCGCCGGAGGGCGGTTGGTTCCCGGCGTGGCACGTCACGGTGCACGGTCCCCTGGGTGACGTGCAGATCTTGAACGTGCATCTTCGTCCGCAGCTCAGCCAAGGCGGTAGCTTCGTGTCCGGATACTTCGCGACGCCCGGTGTGCGCGAGCGCGAGATCGAGCGCTACGTGTCCGAGCTCTCGCCGGATGTCCCCACCATCATCGCCGGGGACTTCAACGAGAACCGCACGGGGCTCGCGATTCGCTACCTCGAGCGTCGCGGCTTTCGCTCGGCGCTGCAGGACTTCGAAGGATCGAGCGCCACGTGGCGTTGGAACACGAGCATCGGCCCGGTCACCTCGGAGCTCGATCACGTGGTGTACGACCCGCACCTCGAGCCCCTGAGCGTGCGCGTGGTGCAGGCCGGGAATTCCGACCACTTGCCGGTGGTGGCCGTGTTCGAGCTTACCGACGGGCAGCTCACGCCGAGCTGCTCGGGCTCCGCCTGCTGA
- a CDS encoding Glu/Leu/Phe/Val dehydrogenase — protein MAGIVDGSPSAFAERLAQDGGRAWIVADRETGAPRASHPWLSDVVELLRMDRRDHHAHEGMFFEVGRETGALHAAFVHWTDRGQGAGGVRHWPYPRLEDLLRDGLRLSVGMTRKNALAGLWWGGAKGVIARQPGDRFKDPSYRRMLYREYGDFISSLCGCYVTAEDAGTTPTDMSEVFARTRHTTCIPRELGGSGNPSEPTAKGVVRAMEGALAFLGLGTLEGKTIAMQGAGNVSGFMISELLARGVARIVASEISPARLEQIPKDPRLEVRLVEAGDTSIFDEPCDVFAPNALGGTLDPDSISRLRAKVVCGAANNQLLDAERDDASLAARGITYVPDFLCNRMGIVTCANEQYGAMPHDPAIERHFGSDWDNALFVITQRVLARAAAEEITPAIAANRLADELARQPHPIWPGRSRQIIDGLLAARWHERR, from the coding sequence ATGGCAGGCATCGTCGACGGGTCGCCTTCGGCATTCGCGGAGCGATTGGCACAAGATGGAGGACGCGCGTGGATCGTCGCCGATCGCGAGACCGGCGCGCCCCGCGCGTCGCATCCATGGCTTTCGGACGTCGTCGAGCTGCTACGCATGGATCGCCGGGACCACCACGCGCACGAAGGCATGTTCTTCGAGGTCGGGCGCGAGACGGGCGCGCTGCACGCGGCCTTCGTACACTGGACCGATCGCGGCCAAGGCGCCGGCGGCGTGCGGCACTGGCCCTACCCGCGGCTCGAAGATTTGCTGAGGGACGGCCTGCGCCTGTCCGTAGGCATGACTCGCAAGAATGCCCTGGCCGGCCTGTGGTGGGGCGGAGCCAAGGGCGTCATCGCGCGTCAGCCCGGTGATCGCTTCAAGGACCCGAGCTACCGCCGCATGCTGTATCGCGAGTACGGCGACTTCATCAGCTCCCTGTGCGGCTGCTACGTCACCGCAGAGGACGCCGGCACCACGCCAACGGACATGAGCGAGGTGTTCGCTCGCACGCGCCACACCACCTGTATCCCGCGGGAGCTCGGCGGCTCCGGCAACCCCTCCGAGCCCACGGCCAAGGGCGTGGTGCGCGCCATGGAGGGCGCCCTCGCGTTCCTGGGTCTTGGCACACTGGAGGGCAAAACGATTGCCATGCAGGGCGCCGGCAACGTCTCAGGGTTCATGATCTCCGAGCTGCTCGCCCGTGGCGTGGCCCGCATCGTCGCCAGCGAGATCTCGCCCGCGCGCCTGGAGCAGATCCCGAAGGACCCGCGCCTCGAGGTTCGACTCGTGGAAGCCGGAGACACGAGCATCTTCGACGAGCCGTGCGACGTGTTCGCGCCCAACGCCCTCGGCGGCACCCTCGACCCGGACTCCATCTCGCGCCTGCGAGCCAAGGTGGTGTGTGGCGCCGCGAACAACCAACTCTTGGACGCCGAGCGGGACGACGCCAGCCTGGCCGCGCGGGGCATCACCTACGTCCCGGACTTCTTGTGTAACCGCATGGGCATCGTCACCTGCGCCAACGAGCAATACGGCGCCATGCCTCACGACCCCGCCATCGAGCGCCACTTCGGCAGCGACTGGGACAACGCCCTGTTCGTGATCACGCAGCGGGTGCTGGCTCGCGCCGCCGCAGAGGAGATCACTCCGGCGATCGCCGCCAACCGTTTGGCGGACGAGCTCGCACGCCAGCCGCACCCGATTTGGCCGGGTCGCTCGCGACAGATCATCGACGGCCTCCTCGCCGCGCGCTGGCACGAGCGCCGCTGA
- a CDS encoding cobalamin B12-binding domain-containing protein has translation MRVLLVGSELEENLAIRYLASALEAAGHQAELAAFSGVDDTAEVVHAMRRTSPDVIGLSMTFQRRAEEFGDLATELRQRGFAGHITAGGHFPTFAYREVLERYPALDSVVRHEGEVTLVELCDRLRERQPLNDVAGLVHRSGGELHVAPTRPLASDLDAIRFPKRVGEPQLHMGIPAAFMVGSRGCYGNCTFCCINAYIKDAGGDKYRMRSADNVADEIMSVRRERGARMLVFHDDDFFTRDAARDLSRVTALRDALKKRGVDDVALVLKARPDDLDDAVFRVLSDIGLLRIYIGIEAGSSQGLKTLGRGVDIGANQRALSFLRARDIYACFNMLIFDPETSAPSLRQSLGFLRENADIPMNFCRTEIYPGTPLMRKLSREGRLIGDVFGWDYEISDPTAERAFRVFAEAFLDRNFRCDGLMNSNLSLGYYLHLLKQFYPRAVTRQLQNLALTTIRRVNLDCVDRMNDILDFAESEESLNEAAFTEFVAQTTEEVERANQKLEPQVAEASEAILAAARGTTRARPHVRWGAAAAAAIALSPLACDPLAPPPPPDPLPPPNLRENRDGGQPLEMEPKDDGTDFAQPPPDDGERDAGVIALPPPDPPPPPTTKPKPPPPPDPLPPPTTTKPKPKPKIVPPQDPLPAPVNKK, from the coding sequence ATGCGCGTGCTGCTCGTGGGTTCGGAGCTCGAAGAGAATCTCGCCATTCGTTATCTCGCGTCGGCGCTGGAGGCCGCGGGACATCAAGCGGAGCTCGCCGCCTTCTCCGGGGTGGACGACACGGCGGAGGTGGTGCACGCCATGCGCCGCACGTCACCGGACGTCATCGGCCTGAGCATGACGTTCCAGCGCCGCGCGGAGGAGTTCGGCGATCTCGCGACCGAGCTCCGGCAGCGCGGGTTTGCCGGACACATCACCGCCGGCGGTCACTTTCCCACCTTCGCCTATCGCGAGGTGCTCGAGCGCTACCCGGCCCTCGATAGCGTCGTGCGCCACGAGGGCGAGGTCACCCTCGTGGAGCTCTGCGATCGACTTCGAGAGCGCCAACCGCTGAACGACGTGGCGGGCCTGGTGCACCGAAGCGGCGGCGAGCTTCACGTCGCCCCTACGCGCCCGCTAGCCAGCGATCTCGATGCGATCCGCTTCCCGAAACGCGTGGGCGAGCCGCAGCTCCACATGGGCATCCCGGCGGCGTTCATGGTGGGCAGCCGCGGCTGCTACGGCAACTGCACGTTCTGTTGCATCAACGCCTACATCAAGGACGCCGGCGGCGACAAGTACCGCATGCGCAGCGCCGACAACGTCGCCGACGAGATCATGTCGGTACGGCGCGAGCGCGGCGCGCGCATGCTGGTGTTCCACGACGACGACTTCTTCACCCGCGACGCAGCTCGAGATCTGTCGCGCGTGACGGCTCTTCGCGACGCCCTGAAGAAGCGCGGAGTGGACGACGTGGCGCTGGTGCTGAAGGCGCGACCGGACGACCTGGACGACGCGGTGTTCCGCGTGCTGTCGGACATTGGCCTGCTCCGGATCTACATCGGCATCGAGGCGGGCAGCTCCCAGGGGCTCAAGACCCTGGGCCGTGGCGTGGACATCGGCGCCAACCAGCGGGCGCTGAGCTTCCTGCGGGCACGGGACATCTACGCCTGCTTCAACATGCTGATCTTCGATCCCGAGACCAGCGCGCCGTCACTGCGCCAGAGCCTCGGCTTCCTGCGCGAGAACGCGGACATTCCGATGAACTTCTGCCGCACGGAGATCTACCCGGGCACGCCGCTGATGCGGAAGCTGTCCCGCGAAGGGCGTCTCATCGGCGACGTGTTCGGTTGGGACTACGAGATCTCCGACCCGACCGCCGAGCGCGCGTTCCGGGTGTTCGCCGAGGCGTTCCTCGACCGCAACTTCCGTTGCGACGGCCTGATGAACTCGAACCTGTCCCTCGGCTACTACCTGCACCTGCTCAAGCAGTTCTACCCGCGAGCGGTCACACGCCAGCTCCAGAATCTCGCGCTCACCACCATTCGACGCGTGAACCTCGACTGCGTGGATCGCATGAACGACATCTTGGATTTCGCCGAGTCCGAGGAGTCCCTGAACGAAGCGGCGTTCACCGAGTTCGTGGCCCAAACCACCGAAGAGGTCGAGCGCGCGAACCAGAAGCTCGAGCCGCAGGTGGCGGAAGCGAGCGAGGCGATCCTGGCCGCTGCCCGCGGCACCACGCGCGCGCGTCCCCACGTGCGCTGGGGTGCCGCCGCTGCGGCTGCCATCGCGCTGTCGCCCTTGGCCTGCGATCCCCTCGCCCCGCCGCCCCCGCCGGATCCCTTGCCGCCGCCGAACCTGCGCGAAAACCGCGACGGCGGGCAGCCCCTGGAAATGGAGCCCAAGGACGACGGGACGGACTTCGCGCAGCCGCCGCCGGACGACGGTGAGCGCGACGCCGGCGTCATCGCCTTGCCCCCGCCGGATCCGCCGCCCCCGCCCACGACGAAACCGAAGCCGCCGCCCCCGCCGGATCCCTTGCCGCCGCCCACCACGACGAAGCCGAAGCCGAAGCCGAAGATCGTCCCGCCGCAGGATCCCCTGCCGGCCCCCGTGAACAAGAAATAG
- a CDS encoding inner membrane CreD family protein translates to MRRFFAIGLIWIGCALAWIVLGSAVIVRSGDATGRLSSEVHQLWGPPMAQQPPSAEVTAQAPATPAPEERSEQDTGKAVAIPLVGSDIAVGLSLEHRKKGLVWFPTYSVSFDARYTFQNPTNEKQTVDFRFPLERDNALYDGFEVLAADGHGEDATVASGVATWRGVLAPHQHKTYRVKYRSRGTERFTYAVSSGTGQVKDFRLALTTDFDKVDFPAGTLSPSSKELSAGKFSGEWKFKTLVASSPIGVELPQKINPGPLAARITFFAPVGLLFFFFVVAVLSSAREKRLHPMHFFFLGTAFFAFHLLFAYLVDHLEIVPSFAIASGVSLLLSVTYARLFVGWKFALRELGVSQALYLVLFSLTFFWPGFTGLSITVGAILTLFVMMQLTGRKNWAGEENRLEAPAGCASPYRCAPTATEG, encoded by the coding sequence ATGCGTCGATTCTTCGCGATCGGGTTGATTTGGATAGGCTGCGCGCTGGCGTGGATCGTCTTGGGATCCGCCGTCATCGTCCGCTCCGGTGACGCCACCGGGCGGCTCTCGTCGGAGGTGCACCAGCTGTGGGGACCGCCCATGGCGCAGCAGCCCCCGAGCGCCGAGGTGACCGCGCAAGCGCCAGCCACGCCCGCGCCGGAAGAACGCAGCGAGCAAGATACCGGAAAGGCCGTCGCGATCCCGCTCGTGGGATCGGACATCGCCGTGGGCCTCTCCCTCGAGCATCGCAAGAAGGGGCTGGTCTGGTTTCCGACCTACAGCGTGAGCTTCGACGCCCGCTACACCTTCCAGAACCCGACGAACGAAAAGCAGACGGTCGACTTCCGATTCCCCTTGGAGCGCGACAACGCCTTGTACGACGGATTCGAGGTGCTCGCAGCCGATGGCCACGGTGAGGACGCGACGGTCGCGAGCGGCGTTGCGACGTGGCGTGGCGTGCTCGCGCCGCACCAACATAAAACCTACAGGGTGAAGTATCGATCGCGGGGCACCGAACGGTTCACCTACGCGGTCTCTTCCGGCACCGGCCAGGTAAAGGACTTCCGTTTGGCGCTAACCACGGATTTCGACAAGGTCGACTTCCCCGCCGGCACCTTGTCCCCCAGCAGCAAAGAACTGAGCGCGGGCAAGTTCAGCGGCGAGTGGAAATTCAAGACGCTGGTGGCAAGCTCCCCCATCGGCGTGGAGCTGCCCCAGAAGATCAACCCGGGGCCCTTGGCCGCGCGCATCACGTTCTTCGCGCCGGTGGGTCTCTTGTTCTTCTTCTTCGTGGTGGCGGTGCTCTCGTCCGCCCGCGAGAAGCGGCTGCATCCCATGCACTTCTTCTTCTTGGGCACCGCGTTCTTCGCCTTCCACCTGCTGTTCGCCTACCTCGTGGATCACCTCGAGATCGTCCCCTCCTTCGCCATCGCCTCCGGGGTCAGCTTGCTGCTGTCGGTGACCTACGCGCGGCTCTTCGTCGGCTGGAAGTTCGCGCTGCGGGAGCTCGGCGTCAGCCAGGCGCTGTACCTGGTGCTGTTCTCCCTCACGTTCTTCTGGCCGGGCTTCACCGGACTTTCGATCACGGTAGGAGCGATCCTCACATTGTTCGTGATGATGCAGCTCACCGGACGCAAGAACTGGGCAGGGGAAGAAAACCGTCTCGAGGCTCCAGCGGGCTGCGCTTCGCCCTACCGCTGCGCGCCAACGGCAACCGAAGGTTGA